The Bradysia coprophila strain Holo2 unplaced genomic scaffold, BU_Bcop_v1 contig_598, whole genome shotgun sequence genome contains the following window.
GCTTATCTCGATGATGGGTCAAATCTACGTCATTGGAAGAAAGCGTTGCCAGGAAATTGGGTACGCTTGGAACCATAGAACCTCTATGCGTGAAATGGTCATTCGGTAACAGAGAAGTTATGTCCGATTCAAGACAATTGACGGTTACGATTTGTGGAATTAACGAAGACGCTGAAGAATACGTTCTGAATCACGTTCGCACGGTCAAAAGGTTGATGTTGCCTTCGCAGTCAATAACGAAGAAATGGCTCGCGCAGTATTCTCATTTCGACGACATTCCAATATCAACGTACGAAAATGTGACTCCTCAAATGATCATCGGCCTGGAATACTCGAAGTTAATGGTTTCACTTGACACAAGAGAAGGAGATTGGACGGAACCTTTGGCTTGTAAGACACGAATCGGATGGGTGGTCCAAGGACCGAATAGTGGAGACGCAAATTATAACCACACTCAAAAGTTCAGTCTCAACATGTGCGAATGCCAGGCCGACAACAAGAGCCTACATCAATTGGTCGGATTtcttttcaatcgaaaatctCGGCGTAAAAATCCCGGAAAAAGTTCTGGAATCGAAAGACGTTGCTCGAGCTAATCACATACTGGAAACGACAATAAAGAAGAATGGCAATCATTATGAAGTTGGTTTGCTGTGGAAGACGGACGACATCGAACTACCGAACAGTTATTTCATGGCAAAACGTCGTTTGGAATGTGTTGAATCCAAAATGAAAAAGGATCCGGTTTTGGCCCAAAGGATGAGAGCATATATACAAGACTTCATCGAAAAAGGCTACATTAGGAAGCTGACCGAAAAAGAACGTAATTTGAAAGGACCACGAACTTGGTATCTACCGATATTTCCAGTGTTCAACCCGAAAAAACCAGAGAAATTACGAGTTGTGTGGGACGGTGCGGCCAAAGTGGATGGTGTATCACTTAATTCAGTTCTACTTACCGGTCCTGATTTGTTAGAACCACTACCGGATGTACTTCGTCGCTTCCGAGAGAAGAAAATCGCTTACATTGGTGATTTAAAGGAAATGTTCCACCAAATTGAAGTCGCCGAACCGGATCAAGATTCCCAACGATTTCTGTGGCATGACGATCCCGAAAACTTGGAACAAGATCCAGACGAATACATTTTAACGGTCGATTCATTTGGTTTGCGATGTTCACCATCAACTGCTCAGTTTGTGAAGAATCGTaatgcagaaaatttcaaagacaAATATCCAGATGCCACTAAAGCGATCGTCAAAGGACATTACGTGGACGATATGTTggaaaattctcatacaattGCTGAAGCTGCAAAGTTGTTGCAAGACGTTCAATTCGTACATAGTCACGCTGGTTTCAAatgagaaattttatttcgaactCGAAAGAACTCCTGCAGCTTGTTAATGCGAATACTGAATGCGGGAACAAGTCATTGGAAAAGGATCCGAAAGAAATCGAAAGAGTTCTGGGAATGTATTGGAACACAAAGAATGACACGTTTACGTACTCTCTGAAGTTTGTTAAATCGAATTATTCTTCGGAAGACTTCAGACCAACCAAAAGAGAAATTCTCAGAACGGTGATGTCGATATTTGACCCTTTGGGGTTTTTGGCACACTTCGTGGTACACGCGAAGATTATACTTCAAGAATTGGCGTACTCGACTTGGATGGGACGATGAAATACCGACATCAATGAAGGAAAAGTGGATCGAATGGTTACAACAATTACCAATGGTTGAAGAAGTTCACGTTCCACGTCTATTCGAATCGAATGTCACCGCATCCAGCGAAATCAATTCAACTTCATATGTTCGTAGACGCTGGCATGGAAGCTTATGCAGCTGTAGCGTATTTCGTGTGGAAGACGATTACGGTATCGACACTTGTATTGTTGGAGCAAAATCCAGAGTGGCTCCAATCAAGCCAATGTCTGTTCCAAGATTGGAATTGCAAGGTGCTGTGTTGGGCACGCGTTTAGCAGTGAACATCATACAAAGTCATTAACGGTCTACTATCACAAAACGTCATTTGGTGTGACTCTCAAAGGTTGTCCTGGTTACACTCGGACACGCGAAAATACAGTCAATTTGTCGTTTTCCGAGTGGcggaaattttggaattgtCTAACGATATGGAATGGCGTTGGATACCATCATTGGAAAATGTCGCAGATGAAGCACAAAATCGAAGGACAAGGCAGATTTACAGTCATCAGCACGTTGGTTCAATGGACCAGAATTCCTTCGCAATCCGATTCTGCCTGGCAGTTTGAGTTGGAAGAACCCAATTCGAAACGAAAGAAGAACTGAGGCCAGTGTATGCGATGTCGCATTTGTTGTTCCGGTCAATCAGTCATTGACTTCAAGAGATTTTCCAATTGGTCACGTTTGTTCGGGCAGTTGCATACGTTTTACGATTCGTACACAATACAAAGTCAATGGCTAACAACGACATTTTGGTCCATTATCGTCCGAAGAGCTCACTCTTGCCGAATCGCTTATATATCGACAAGTTCAGTACGACAGTTTCCAAGATGAATTGGTGATCATACGACACAACGCAACAGCAC
Protein-coding sequences here:
- the LOC119083379 gene encoding uncharacterized protein LOC119083379, whose protein sequence is MSDSRQLTVTICGINEDAEEYVLNHVRTVKRLMLPSQSITKKWLAQYSHFDDIPISTYENVTPQMIIGLEYSKPTTRAYINWSDFFSIENLGVKIPEKVLESKDVARANHILETTIKKNGNHYEVGLLWKTDDIELPNSYFMAKRRLECVESKMKKDPVLAQRMRAYIQDFIEKGYIRKLTEKERNLKGPRTWYLPIFPVFNPKKPEKLRVVWDGAAKVDGVSLNSVLLTGPDLLEPLPDVLRRFREKKIAYIGDLKEMFHQIEVAEPDQDSQRFLWHDDPENLEQDPDEYILTVDSFGLRCSPSTAQFVKNRNAENFKDKYPDATKAIVKGHYVDDMLENSHTIAEAAKLLQDVQFLVNANTECGNKSLEKDPKEIERVLGMYWNTKNDTFTYSLKLYFKNWRTRLGWDDEIPTSMKEKWIEWLQQLPMVEEVHVPRLFESNVTASSEINSTSYVRRRWHGSLCSCSVFRVEDDYGIDTCIVGAKSRVAPIKPMSVPRLELQELTLAESLIYRQVQYDSFQDELVIIRHNATAPIDKQKEFEKS